The following proteins are encoded in a genomic region of Drosophila willistoni isolate 14030-0811.24 chromosome 3R, UCI_dwil_1.1, whole genome shotgun sequence:
- the LOC6647696 gene encoding trafficking protein particle complex subunit 6b isoform X2: MSEEIVFDCLHAEIVNYCLDNNKKHDLGILEYIGFTTGYRLIERLTREVPRFKDELETMKFICTDFWTLIYKKQVDNLRTNNNGMYVVQDKAFRFLTRISPGTQQLEHAPKFVAFTCGLVRGALSNLGINSTVTAEVQSIPACKFHIEVNRN; encoded by the exons ATGTCTGAGGAAATTGTTTTCGATTGTCTACACGCTGAGATAGTCAACTACTGTCTGGACAATAATAAG AAGCACGATCTGGGTATCTTGGAGTACATCGGTTTCACAACCGGTTATCGTCTAATTGAGCGCCTCACGCGCGAAGTGCCAAGGTTCAAGGATGAACTGGAAACTATGAAATTTATCTGCACAGATTTCTGGACTCTAATCTACAAAAAGCAAGTGGACAACCTGAGAACAAACAACAATGGAATGTATGTTGTCCAGGACAAGGCATTCCGTTTCCTAACACGCATCTCACCGGGCACTCAACAACTGGAGCACGCCCCCAAATTCGTGGCATTCACCTGTGGCCTGGTGCGTGGAGCTTTAAGTAATCTGGGCATTAATAGTACCGTCACAGCGGAGGTTCAAAGCATTCCAGCCTGCAAATTTCATATAGAAGTCAATAGAAACtaa
- the LOC6647696 gene encoding trafficking protein particle complex subunit 6b isoform X1 produces MSEEIVFDCLHAEIVNYCLDNNKQKHDLGILEYIGFTTGYRLIERLTREVPRFKDELETMKFICTDFWTLIYKKQVDNLRTNNNGMYVVQDKAFRFLTRISPGTQQLEHAPKFVAFTCGLVRGALSNLGINSTVTAEVQSIPACKFHIEVNRN; encoded by the exons ATGTCTGAGGAAATTGTTTTCGATTGTCTACACGCTGAGATAGTCAACTACTGTCTGGACAATAATAAG CAGAAGCACGATCTGGGTATCTTGGAGTACATCGGTTTCACAACCGGTTATCGTCTAATTGAGCGCCTCACGCGCGAAGTGCCAAGGTTCAAGGATGAACTGGAAACTATGAAATTTATCTGCACAGATTTCTGGACTCTAATCTACAAAAAGCAAGTGGACAACCTGAGAACAAACAACAATGGAATGTATGTTGTCCAGGACAAGGCATTCCGTTTCCTAACACGCATCTCACCGGGCACTCAACAACTGGAGCACGCCCCCAAATTCGTGGCATTCACCTGTGGCCTGGTGCGTGGAGCTTTAAGTAATCTGGGCATTAATAGTACCGTCACAGCGGAGGTTCAAAGCATTCCAGCCTGCAAATTTCATATAGAAGTCAATAGAAACtaa
- the LOC26530190 gene encoding uncharacterized protein LOC26530190, with the protein MPSSLGLSSVFIMWDEETVLHEIYYLTSEGFDNWRKLLALGERIEQHLKRKLLWIWPTDGDLLKCHKVLESFRISHILSIGCGSGLLEWLLTASASPQRRSQITLHGLEVDRNWWQSKYSVQSFIPLTYVEDNRLMMIDDHCDALLFCYFNNRPAFLDYLKLYQGNWLILIGPKPGRGIHTDPNPLQPQLPNHEWRLREQLNWTEANIVAFYERSSVVEVGIN; encoded by the coding sequence ATGCCAAGTTCATTGGGACTTAGTTCAGTATTCATCATGTGGGACGAGGAGACAGTGCTACACGAGATCTATTACCTAACCTCCGAAGGCTTTGATAATTGGCGTAAATTACTTGCCCTGGGCGAGAGAATCGAACAGCATCTAAAGCGGAAATTACTTTGGATCTGGCCCACTGATGGGGATTTACTAAAGTGTCATAAGGTGCTCGAGAGCTTTAGGATAAGCCATATCCTTAGCATTGGATGTGGAAGTGGACTACTCGAGTGGCTTCTAACGGCCTCAGCTTCGCCCCAAAGAAGATCCCAAATAACTCTTCATGGCCTGGAAGTGGATCGCAATTGGTGGCAAAGTAAATATTCAGTGCAGAGTTTCATACCCCTGACATATGTGGAGGATAATCGTCTGATGATGATTGATGACCATTGTGATGCTTTGCTCTTTTGCTATTTCAACAATCGTCCTGCATTTCTCGACTACTTGAAATTGTATCAGGGAAATTGGCTGATACTGATAGGACCCAAGCCGGGCCGTGGCATTCATACAGATCCGAATCCTCTGCAGCCTCAGTTGCCCAATCATGAATGGAGATTAAGGGAACAACTAAACTGGACAGAGGCCAATATCGTAGCTTTCTATGAAAGATCGTCAGTAGTAGAAGTTGGGATTAATTGA
- the LOC6647695 gene encoding zinc finger protein 454 codes for MSSPRCPRCKCEASGQNRLVTDSCGHAKCRQCLLADVDDCLECKSANESKVKEKNASQPPRPTTVTTDNHIIATTQGYHCQRCKKDFRSRTQQYYHRFCGNEQLKKYSCQECKRVFATRSHLKYHANNHNSQSLYKCNICSKQFKQQIILNRHLLLHQQEQSQEKYTCTDCPRQFKSQTSLRDHILGHTAEGLPHKCDICSKHFLTKSNLKQHRLKHDKNSIRYHCKVCPKTFLRQTSLRLHEKRHSKRERHLCPHCCKSYKDADALGRHLKQEHQSSRERFSCRLCEISVSRRDNMQRHLRSIHPGATFETSVDIVNQTRLVAEQDKQKPPRHNSVIKSVGNVVALNQPHPTPPPPPPPPLHQPPPSLPEQVHKENVKLYRKIILDLDTEELSTDEQPVNTGPINFSEMHWRKCFKFKSSYESEQTN; via the exons atgTCTTCGCCTCGTTGTCCGCGTTGCAAATGTGAGGCAAGTGGACAAAATCGCCTGGTCACCGATTCCTGTGGTCATGCCAAATGCCGGCAATGTTTGCTAGCCGATGTGGACGACTGTCTGGAATGTAAGAGTGCCAATGAGTCGAAAGTCAAAGAAAAGAATGCATCCCAACCACCACGACCCACCACAGTCACAACTGACAATCACATTATAGCCACAACTCAGGGTTATCATTGCCAAAGGTGTAAGAAGGATTTCAGGAGTCGCACTCAGCAATATTATCATCGTTTCTGTGGCAATGAGCAGCTCAAGAAATACAGCTGCCAGGAATGCAAGCGG GTCTTTGCCACTAGATCCCATTTGAAATATCATGCAAACAATCACAATAGCCAATCCCTATATAAATGCAACATATGCTCCAAACAATTCAAGCAACAAATCATCCTGAATCGGCACTTGCTTTTGCATCAGCAGGAGCAAAGTCAAGAGAAATATACATGTACCGACTGTCCCAGGCAATTTAAAAGTCAAACCTCGTTGAGGGATCACATTCTTGGTCACACGGCAGAGGGACTACCACACAAATGTGACATTTGCTCGAAGCACTTCCTTACCAAGTCCAATTTGAAGCAACATCGGTTGAAGCATGACAAGAATTCCATCCGCTATCACTGTAAGGTCTGCCCAAAGACATTTTTGCGTCAGACCAGCCTTCGTTTACATGAGAAGCGGCACTCCAAGCGGGAGCGTCATTTGTGCCCACATTGCTGTAAGAGCTATAAGGATGCAGATGCTCTGGGTCGTCACTTGAAGCAGGAGCATCAGTCATCCAGAGAACGCTTTTCGTGTCGGCTCTGTGAGATCTCTGTAAGTCGACGTGATAATATGCAACGTCATCTGCGCTCCATACATCCGGGTGCAACTTTCGAGACGAGTGTCGACATTGTAAACCAAACACGACTTGTTGCCGAGCAAGACAAGCAAAAACCACCGCGTCACAACAGTGTAATTAAAAGTGTGGGCAACGTGGTGGCTCTGAATCAACCCCATCCGACGCCTCCGCCGCCTCCTCCTCCGCCTCTGCATCAGCCCCCTCCCTCTCTGCCAGAGCAAGTGCACAAAGAGAATGTAAAACTTTATCGCAAAATTATTCTAGACTTGGACACTGAGGAATTGAGCACAGATGAGCAACCAGTAAATACAGGACCCATTAATTTCAGTGAAATGCATTGGCGCAAATGTTTCAAATTCAAATCTTCGTATGAAAGCGAGCAGACAAATTGA
- the LOC6647694 gene encoding uncharacterized protein LOC6647694 yields MASKPKRQRIIDTESAEQADVDIKKKSSKKKTNKPTENMGEQSISEDWDVDDYRTEYESDEHWELRRSFMEAYKNRFDEQQLVCLAQTFVNMEFLGCKYPSETMHLVAELSKDIAEDFRRRREQRLKRTFVSASDAAEQRAKGRKNPSSNRDTTITADQSLATINRKLSSFGLGEPINLFQDLRFGKLIIQLAGGRNCLRNSCSLIKAKYDERVANPDLKPNKDDGSRYYGQEILINDEVVATGWGDSLKTCKLEAFKQALIVLQSQCYSYKINSSRDTIKVEKDGNGVKINVTQKSADNLGSSKLDESNKGYNIMRLMGWTGGGLGRLKQGREEPVGYLLKSNRTGFGSNNTDASADSFRKLIENYAQSSDIRDLQFEPTFSKDERAILHKAAGRFSLRSSSYGTGEDRRLLISKKIPPETILKEVLIHRNPKFCERYFVQVPTQKAHLFPGHAVDLALEDLSA; encoded by the exons ATGGCTAGCAAACCGAAACGTCAACGAATTATTGACACCGAATCAGCCGAGCAGGCTGATGTTGACATTAAAAAGAAgtcaagcaaaaaaaaaacaaataagcCTACCGAAAATATGGGAGAACAGTCGATTTCGGAAGATTGGGATGTGGACGACTACAGGACAGAATATGAGAGTGACGAGCATTGGGAGCTGAGACGCAGCTTCATGGAGGCTTACAAGAATCGCTTTGACGAGCAGCAGCTGGTGTGCCTGGCTCAGACATTTGTAAACATGGAATTCCTTGGTTGCAAATATCCTAGTGAAACGATGCACCTGGTCGCCGAACTCTCCAAAGACATTGCCGAAGATTTTCGCCGCAGACGTGAGCAACGTCTGAAGCGCACGTTTGTCTCTGCATCGGATGCGGCCGAGCAGCGTGCCAAAG GCCGCAAAAATCCAAGCAGCAATCGCGATACTACAATCACTGCGGATCAGTCACTGGCGACAATTAACCGTAAACTATCTAGTTTTGGATTGGGTGAGCCAATCAATCTTTTCCAAGACCTTCGATTTGGGAAACTTATCATTCAATTGGCTGGCGGACGAAATTGTCTACGGAACTCTTGCAGTTTGATCAAAGCAAAATACGATGAACGTGTGGCTAATCCCGATCTCAAACCCAATAAGGACGATGGATCCAGATATTATGGACAAGAGATATTAATCAACGACGAAGTGGTAGCCACTGGCTGGGGGGATTCTCTAAAGACATGCAAACTGGAAGCatttaaacaagcattaaTCGTTCTTCAGTCCCAATGCTATAGCTATAAG ATTAATTCGTCAAGAGACACCATTAAAGTGGAGAAAGATGGGAACGGAGTGAAGATCAATGTTACCCAGAAATCGGCCGATAATCTGGGTTCATCAAAATTGGATGAGAGCAATAAAGGTTATAACATAATGCGCCTGATGGGTTGGACGGGTGGTGGCTTGGGTCGTCTTAAGCAAGGACGGGAAGAGCCAGTAGG TTACCTATTGAAAAGTAATCGCACTGGCTTCGGTTCAAATAATACGGATGCATCAGCTGATAGTTTTCGTAAACTTATAGAGAACTATGCCCAATCTTCTGATATACGAGATTTGCAATTTGAACCGACTTTTTCCAAAGATGAGCGGGCCATTCTACACAA AGCTGCTGGGAGATTTAGCCTACGCTCGAGTAGTTATGGCACAGGGGAAGATCGAAGATTGTTAATATCCAAGAAAATACCACCGGAAACCATACTCAAAGAAGTTCTTATACACCGTAATCCCAAATTCTGCGAACGCTATTTTGTCCAGGTGCCCACTCAGAAGGCTCATCTCTTTCCTGGTCATGCAGTTGACTTGGCCTTGGAGGATCTGTCTGCCTGA
- the LOC6647693 gene encoding surfeit locus protein 4 homolog gives MSIPNEYIAKTEDVAEQVIKRGKHVLPTVARLCLIATFFEDGLRMYFQWNEQREYMDMSWGCGKFLATVFVLINLFGQLGGCGMVIARFKVDIAVGLLFFIVVLQTIAYSILWDFQFLLRNFALIGALLLVLAEARIEGRSLFAGVPSMGDNKPKNFMQLAGRILLAFMFITLIRFELSVWNVIQDIIGSILMILVVIGYKTKLSALILVALLVVLNLYHNAWWTIPSYKPLRDFLKYDFFQTLSVIGGLLMIVSLGPGGVSMDEHKKKW, from the exons ATGAGCATACCCAACGAATATATAGCGAAAACAGAGGATGTGGCGGAACAG GTTATCAAGCGCGGCAAGCATGTTTTGCCCACTGTGGCTCGTCTGTGTCTCATTGCTACCTTCTTTGAGGATGGACTTCGTATGTATTTTCAATGGAATGAACAACGGGAGTACATGGACATGAGCTGGGGTTGTGGCAAATTCCTTGCTACAGTCTTTGTGCTGATCAATTTATTTGGCCAACTTGGTGGATGTGGCATGGTCATAGCCCGCTTCAAGGTCGACATTGCTGTGGGTCTTCTATTCTTCATTGTCGTGCTGCAG ACAATTGCTTACTCTATCCTGTGGGACTTTCAGTTTTTGCTACGTAACTTTGCCCTGATTGGGGCCCTATTGCTTGTGCTGGCCGAGGCGAGAATCGAGGGACGCAGCCTATTCGCCGGTGTGCCATCTATGGGCGACAATAAGCCCAAGAATTTTATGCAATTGGCTGGAAGGATTCTATTGGCCTTCATGTTCATCACGCTGATACGCTTCGAGCTGAGTGTGTGGAATGTTATACAGGATATCATTGGTTCCATTCTGATGATACTAGTTGTCATTGGCTACAAGACAAAGCTGTCGGCCTTGATACTGGTGGCTCTGTTGGTCGTTTTGAATTTATATCACAATGCCTGGTGGACGATTCCGTCTTATAAGCCACTTAGAGATTTCTTGAAATATGATTTCTTCCAG ACTCTCTCCGTGATTGGTGGCCTGCTCATGATTGTTTCCTTGGGCCCTGGTGGCGTATCCATGGACGAGCACAAGAAAAAATGGTAG
- the LOC6647692 gene encoding uncharacterized protein LOC6647692: MAKQRSVRARVTPINVPVYELPEFVCVETRWVTKEKREVMDLEKLLPTNRLLKLHKPTKDNYTMTMAVPLTTTTGNPNRGRSVQTEAKQTSDKAIQCGYDEEWENWITPPQASPPDINRDESIFLNFVSENTSMFPNGMLECMLCGEVAMALQEHQNHMTAHQKPQQLCHCCGRKMHHWHWHKYKCVEYPKAMKVKRRQVALEFKCPHLQCHVVAKSESHLRQHMARRHLNRPAYSCHQCKCRFETSLDFLLHRQENTKCLKAKPKFVYRHKRALLSGNRCSVCLKRFQNKFKCSVHRIKCLKAHLTVCAGLLLATN, encoded by the exons ATGGCCAAGCAGAGATCAGTCCGCGCGAGG GTGACGCCGATTAATGTGCCGGTCTACGAGTTGCCTGAATTCGTTTGCGTTGAGACTCGCTGggtaacaaaagaaaagaggGAGGTCATGGATTTGGAAAAGCTACTGCCAACGAATCGCTTGTTGAAACTGCATAAACCCACAAAGGACAATTACACCATGACCATGGCCGTGCCCCTTACCACGACCACGGGCAATCCCAATCGTGGGAGATCTGTGCAGACGGAAGCAAAACAAACTTCCGACAAAGCTATCCAGTGCGGCTACGATGAGGAATGGGAGAACTGGATTACGCCGCCACAGGCATCCCCGCCCGATATCAATCGAGACGAAAGCATCTTTCTAAACTTTGTCAGTGAGAATACCAGTATGTTTCCCAATGGCATGCTCGAGTGCATGCTTTGCGGTGAGGTGGCAATGGCCCTGCAGGAGCATCAGAACCACATGACCGCACACCAAAAACCACAGCAGCTGTGCCATTGTTGTGGCCGGAAAATGCATCATTGGCATTGGCACAAATACAAGTGCGTGGAGTATCCAAAGGCAATGAAGGTGAAAAGGCGCCAGGTGGCCTTGGAGTTTAAGTGTCCTCATTTGCAGTGCCATGTGGTGGCCAAGTCGGAATCCCATTTGCGTCAGCACATGGCGCGGAGGCACTTGAACAGACCAGCCTATTCTTGCCATCAATGCAAATGTCGTTTCGAAACAAGCTTGGACTTTCTTCTCCATCGACAAGAGAACACCAAGTGTCTGAAGGCTAAACCCAAATTTGTCTACCGGCATAAACGAGCTCTACTATCGGGCAACCGGTGCTCCGTATGCCTAAAGCGTTTCCAAAACAAGTTCAAGTGCTCAGTGCACagaattaaatgtttaaaagcaCATCTAACCGTTTGCGCCGGATTACTACTTGCCACTAATTAG
- the LOC6648071 gene encoding 28S ribosomal protein S22, mitochondrial: MKMSLFRHIRSLNALQILRPGRRHLSTASLQYDQDPQPLFTDAETQSLLQSMTQLQLDKVFRKRTVPDNSTEMKFMTPDQLEKEFVQAIEKARHLLQMPPIVKVKVDTERLISKDAALKDFASTKYVFTDITYGLPQSERKVVVRESDGTLAYANLETVKRMNQLYFPLEGRKSYIPRMFTDEELLKSALDTHKYEFILDRATVQYEPYEPEFHNILSRVFEHLNESKQFDLLRSTRHFGPMAFFYAWHRCIDDLLYDMIRRDYLHNAAELIALSYKIHKIPLDYRSTLEQISALRSTPAEKALEDLRNSIQAPEERQRVGGIEQEIHLAIGKTENDFASDEICLKFIEQYIASEHALKKVQLELAIQTLKEVNLEKLQLFKGLKKAHGVNVN; encoded by the coding sequence atgaaaatgtccTTGTTTCGGCACATACGCAGTCTGAATGCCTTGCAAATTCTGCGGCCAGGTCGCAGGCACTTGTCAACCGCCAGTCTTCAATACGACCAGGATCCCCAGCCACTGTTTACAGATGCCGAAACGCAGAGTCTATTGCAATCCATGACGCAACTACAGCTGGACAAGGTATTCCGCAAGCGTACTGTGCCCGACAACAGCACTGAGATGAAATTCATGACCCCCGACCAGCTGGAAAAGGAGTTTGTGCAGGCTATTGAGAAGGCAAGACATCTACTGCAAATGCCCCCCATAGTGAAAGTCAAAGTGGACACAGAGCGGCTTATCTCAAAGGATGCGGCTTTGAAGGACTTTGCTAGCACCAAATATGTGTTCACAGACATCACTTACGGCCTGCCTCAGTCGGAACGGAAAGTGGTGGTGCGCGAGTCAGACGGAACACTGGCTTATGCCAATCTGGAGACAGTAAAACGAATGAATCAGCTTTATTTCCCCCTCGAGGGGCGCAAATCCTACATACCACGCATGTTCACCGACGAGGAACTGCTCAAGTCCGCCCTAGACACTCATAAATATGAATTCATTCTGGACAGAGCCACAGTGCAGTATGAGCCTTACGAGCCAGAGTTCCACAACATTTTATCCCGGGTCTTTGAGCACCTAAACGAGTCCAAGCAATTCGATTTATTGCGCTCGACCCGGCATTTTGGTCCCATGGCCTTTTTTTACGCCTGGCACCGTTGCATCGATGATCTCCTCTACGATATGATTAGGCGGGATTACCTACACAATGCAGCAGAGCTTATTGCCTTAAGctataaaatacataaaattcCTCTGGACTACAGGAGCACATTGGAGCAGATTTCGGCATTGCGTTCAACGCCCGCGGAGAAAGCTCTTGAGGATTTACGCAACTCTATTCAGGCTCCAGAAGAGCGGCAACGTGTGGGAGGCATCGAACAGGAAATCCATTTAGCAATTGGCAAGACAGAAAATGATTTTGCCTCCGATGAGATTTGCCTCAAATTCATTGAGCAATACATTGCCAGCGAACATGCCCTGAAGAAGGTGCAACTGGAACTGGCCATTCAGACGCTCAAGGAAGTTAATCTGGAGAAATTACAGCTGTTCAAAGGATTGAAAAAGGCTCATGGTGtaaatgttaattaa
- the LOC6648070 gene encoding uncharacterized protein LOC6648070 → MESADIGGNELVAAHKRRFSDSECAPKIATPLLSTLNAVDYDDLDREQQPPKTKQRKRDDLLESAADILLHSTSGQWPNLLNLCDELLYEIFKYLDTSSIMALMHCSPRLENLLLDHRFWHRIDLSNGPLPLGILEEILGRATNKTHTIKICGPPSSQHVAGEGKQFTCTLTAVFPKVSEQLTELVLQGISLDFEYIHISEFPSTIKKLVLKDCSVKVGDQVKSIFHTIERQLIELEDLSIEDNDWFEPYYIMALSKLPSLRRLSLKGCQMLCKFVPYGSMAARFGFQKLEVLDLRLTPINNSDLQCFSAIENLRELLLESPPNMPSVSEKSSPQKTSNVNGNDNEEAVPGTGDNILKILNDDEPSTSRRAMEQLRACKIAQTRDQSTETLATDAPTFNSDNCNERDSQQQHEQHQQQQEQQTSQHSDSDYDEDTSTTSASSSDKSDNAHPLSNGHDLNNPMRSPLVVIALPSLASNQQPGLAVPPNPDPAAAAALAAVADLEENPPAEGGQARVVPRAWIYAPNEPRHVGDHSRPQQNVAALLEQMADQLRSLRGNNPAHSRFLPRRDQVIYANPLRDCAASRRRRAPERRGHLDQVMHHPMFWNMIDPLDQGRRSRSRPQSHCPVQPQYFVSDRAIYSFGRAPRPVQPDVVWIRHINRSPDNRLERISLRNYKNITNNSLDHLVQCSPNLVFIDVSGTSIDLAGLRMFKKVKPQCEVVATHLTDVDGYHENELNEQQTSPPPSPPVPPPQPAQQREFVEP, encoded by the exons ATGGAAAGTGCCGATATAGGCGGCAATGAGCTAGTTGCTGCACACAAGCGTCGTTTCTCCGACAGCGAGTGCGCCCCTAAAATAGCCACGCCCTTACTGTCAACGCTCAATGCTGTGGACTACGATGACCTGGACCGGGAGCAGCAGCCGCCGAAGACAAAACAACGCAAAAGAGACGATCTATTGGAGTCAGCAGCTGACATCCTGCTGCATTCGACATCGGGGCAATGGCCAAATCTCTTAAACCTTTGCGATGAATTGCTATACGAGATATTCAAGTACCTGGACACATCGTCGATAATGGCATTGATGCA TTGCTCGCCACGTTTGGAAAACTTGTTACTGGATCATCGCTTCTGGCACCGAATAGACCTAAGCAATGGCCCATTGCCTTTGGGTATATTAGAAGAGATTCTGGGCAGAGCCACAAATAAAACTCACACAATAAAGATATGCGGTCCGCCCTCATCGCAGCATGTTGCTGGCGAAGGCAAACAATTCACATGCACCCTGACCGCAGTGTTTCCCAAAGTGTCCGAACAACTTACAGAGTTGGTGTTGCAGGGCATTAGCCTGGATTTTGAATAT ATACATATATCCGAGTTTCCATCTACGATAAAGAAATTGGTGCTAAAGGATTGCAGTGTCAAGGTGGGAGATCAAGTGAAGAGTATATTTCATACCATAGAACGGCAATTGATCGAATTGGAG GATCTCAGTATAGAAGATAACGATTGGTTTGAGCCCTACTACATAATGGCTCTGTCCAAGTTGCCCTCGTTGCGGCGCCTCAGTTTGAAAGGCTGTCAGATGCTTTGCAAATTTGTACCCTACGGCAGCATGGCGGCTCGTTTTGGTTTCCAAAAATTGGAG GTTCTCGACTTGCGTTTAACACCCATTAATAACTCTGATCTCCAATGCTTTAGCGCTATCGAGAATTTAAGGGAACTGCTTTTGGAATCTCCGCCCAATATGCCATCGGTTTCCGAGAAATCATCGCCGCAGAAGACCAGTAACGTCAATGGCAATGACAATGAGGAGGCCGTGCCTGGGACTGGGGATAACATTCTGAAAATCCTCAATGATGACGAACCATCCACGTCGCGAAGAGCAATGGAACAATTGCGAGCTTGCAAAATAGCCCAAACTAGGGATCAGAGCACTGAGACGTTGGCAACAGATGCACCCACCTTTAACTCGGACAATTGCAATGAAAGAGATTCACAACAGCAGCATgaacaacatcaacagcaacaagaacaacagaCGAGTCAACACTCCGATTCGGATTACGATGAGGATACCTCGACCACATCGGCATCATCTTCAGATAAATCGGATAATGCCCATCCGCTTAGCAACGGCCATGATCTTAACAATCCTATGCGCTCGCCGCTTGTAGTTATTGCTCTTCCCAGTTTGGCTTCAAACCAGCAGCCTGGATTAGCTGTTCCTCCTAATCCAgatccagcagcagcagccgctcTTGCGGCGGTCGCTGACCTAGAAGAGAATCCCCCGGCAGAAGGCGGTCAAGCTAGGGTAGTTCCACGTGCATGGATATATGCGCCCAATGAGCCACGTCATGTTGGCGACCATTCACGACCACAGCAAAATGTGGCTGCCCTGCTGGAGCAAATGGCAGATCAATTACGTTCATTGCGGGGCAACAACCCGGCACATAGCCGATTCTTGCCTCGTCGCGATCAAGTGATTTATGCCAATCCCTTAAGGGATTGCGCCGCATCACGCAGACGCCGCGCACCGGAGCGACGTGGCCATTTGGATCAAGTAATGCATCATCCGATGTTCTGGAATATGATCGATCCATTGGATCAAGGCAGACGCAGTCGCAGTCGCCCACAAAGCCATTGCCCAGTGCAGCCTCAATACTTTGTTTCCGATCGGGCGATCTACAGCTTTGGACGTGCTCCGCGTCCTGTCCAACCGGATGTCGTTTGGATACGCCATATCAATCGATCACCCGACAATCGGCTTGAGAGAATCTCGTTGCGAAACTATAAGAATATAACCAACAATTCGCTAGATCATTTGGTCCAGTGTTCGCCCAACCTGGTCTTTATAGATGTGAGTGGAACTAGCATTGATCTGGCGGGCTTACGCATGTTCAAGAAGGTGAAGCCGCAATGTGAAGTGGTGGCCACCCATTTGACCGATGTGGACGGGTATCATGagaatgaattgaatgagCAGCAAACATCGCCTCCGCCCAGCCCGCCGGTGCCGCCGCCGCAGCCAGCTCAGCAGAGGGAGTTTGTGGAACCCtag
- the LOC6648069 gene encoding nucleosome assembly protein 1-like 1, whose product MDAVRTRSQIKLKSALGGSQQLRSEKIDQKFTEDEKKTIGELKQLYLETIKLDVDLQRDIYNMEKSYESRHNEIYDKRKKILDEFRKQNHGDSTANENVPNFWVKVLKLSYTEFISKKDEAILSYLSDIRSKLYNDPVVKFSIEFHFDKNEYFSNSILTKTYYLNCLPDPEDPLSYDGAEIYKCEGCTIDWTNPKEGDKIEQSSFFDFFSPPILPESTEDPHYCDINAILQNDFELGFYLKERVVPKAVIFFTGEIADCQSSDDSESETEESDEDSEVEEEEESSNGTDK is encoded by the exons ATGGATGCCGTTCGTACTCGATCTCAAATAAAGCTAAAGAGCGCTTTGGGAGGCTCCCAACAATTGAGAAGTGAAAAGATT GATCAAAAGTTTACCGAAGATGAGAAGAAAACCATTGGCGAACTGAAGCAATTGTATTTGGAGACCATCAAGTTGGATGTGGATCTACAGCGCGATATTTATAATATGGAAAAGTCCTACGAGTCGCGCCACAATGAGATCTATGATAAGCGCAAGAAGATTTTGGA TGAATTCCGCAAACAGAACCATGGCGATTCCACGGCTAATGAGAACGTTCCCAATTTCTGGGTCAAGGTTCTTAAATTGTCCTACACAGAATTTATTAGCAAGAAAGACGAGGCCATTCTATCG tACTTGTCGGACATACGCTCTAAACTTTACAATGATCCAGTGGTGAAATTCTCTATTGAATTCCATTTCGATAAGAATGAATATTTCTCAAATTCGATTTTGACCAAAACATATTATTTGAACTGTTTGCCGGATCCAGAGGATCCATTATCCTATGACGGCGCAGAGATATACAAATGTGAGGGATGCACCATTGATTGGACTAATCCCAAAGAGGGTGACAAGATTGAACAATCTTCGTTCTTTGATTTCTTTTCGCCACCCATTCTACCTGAAAGTACTGAGGATCCACACTATTGCGATATTAAT gccATATTGCAAAATGATTTCGAGTTGGGCTTCTATCTGAAGGAGCGTGTCGTGCCGAAGGCTGTGATATTTTTCACTGGAGAAATTGCCGATTGTCAGAGTTCCGATGACTCTGAATCGGAAACCGAAGAGAGTGATGAAGATTCCGAAGTAGAGGAGGAAGAGGAGTCCTCAAATGGCACTGACAAATAA